ACGCGCTGATCACGGGCAGCTTCGCCCGCGAGTAGCCGCCTTCGTCGAAGAACATGTCGTTCCAGAAGAAGCTATTGTTTCCGGCGTGAATCCCGATCGGCATGTTCATCTCGGCCGCGGCGTCGTAGATCGGATAGAAGTACGGCGAATCGAGCGTCAAGTCCATCTCGATTCCCCGCATGAATACCGCGCACGCACCATGGTCGTGGGCGAAGCGCATCTCGGCGAGCGATTCCTCGATGCTCATGAGCGGAAGCACCACCGCCCATCGCAGCCGCCCCTTCCCCTGACTCCAGACGTCCGCGAGCCACCGGTTGTAGCTCCGGCACAGTGCGATCTCGACATCGCGCCGGCGAGTCAGCGGGCGGAGGAAGAGGGACGGGTAAAGTACCTGCACGTCGATTTCCAGCTCGTTCATATGCCTGAGACGCGCATCGACGTCGGCCATCTCGCGCGATTCCTTCGACGTATTGAGCCCGACGTTCGCCTGGCTGTGCGCCCGGCCTTCCAGCACCCAGAATTGCTTCTGTCCGCTGTCCTCGCCATCCTCGATGACGAGCTTCGGCATCAGCTCGCGGGCCGCCTTCTCCACATACTGCCAGGTCCGCTCGCATTCGATCACGTGCGCGTCTGAGTCAATGGTGGTCACGGAAACCTCCTCGCGCCCGGGGGAGCGTCGATGCACCATTGAACACCAACGCGGGCAGATTAGGAAATGCCCGCGCCGCTGGCGCTCCCTCCGCGACGTACCTTGGAAATCAGGGCTCCGGACAACATCCCCAGCGCGATAAGGGCCGCCAAAGCGCTGACGCGAACGCCGAGCTCGACCGACCGAGGCTCGTACCGGAGCTCGACGACGTGGGCGCCCGGTCCGACTGGTACCGCCTGGAAGAGCCCGTTGGCCAGAAGGATGGGCTCTTCGCGCCCGTCGACCCAGGCGCGCCACCCGGGGAGGTCGTTGGCCACGCGGACAAAATACCCACCGGACGGTGCAGACGCCCGGTACACCGCCCGATCCGGCGTGACGACCATCGCCTCGGCGGGAATCGGCCGACGCGATCGACCAGCGGGGGACGCCCCCGAGTCGTCGCCGTCCGACGCGGCACGTGAGAAGCCGGCGGGCGGGCTGGCCAACATAACCTGCGTCGAGGGATCAAACGGCGCTTCCTGCATATCCGCGAGGCCGTTGTCTGCGTCGCGGGCAATCCGCGCGCTCGGCACGACGTACGCGCGCGGGAAGGCATCGGCGTTCTCGAAAATGCGAACGTCCGCGTCGCTATAGACCTCGCGCAGCTTCGTCCGATTTTCCTGGGTAACACCGGCCGTCGCATGGGTCGCGAAGTTGTAGATTCCGATCCCGTACACCTCGATCCCGCCCGTCCGGTCTACGTATCGGACCTCGACATGATCCACGTCGAGCGTGCGCGGCAGGTCGCGTTCAGAGTAGTAGGTCCGCCGCTGATAGGTCGATCCATCGGCGAGATACACGTCCGGCCGCTCGAATGCCGTCTCGGCGGGCATGTCGTGTTGGACGCGCCCGCGCACGTCTGGTCGGTCGTAGGCCGCCTCGGCAACGTCTTCGCCTGCCCGCACTGCCAGCTGGACAGGCTGGCCGCTGCGCGGCACGACGGTGATCTCGGCGACGACCTCGCCCTGGGGAATCGTCACGCTCCGGGTCAACGATGCGAGAAGCTGCAGCCGATCGCCCCGCGCGCCGTCGAACGCGAACGATTCGTCGCCGCCGATCGCCGAGGCGCTGCCGGCCATCAAAGGATGCATCGGGTCATATGGCACATTTCGATACGACGGCAGCGCCACGGGATGCGCGGGGTAGACCAGATACCGGACGTTGGCCAGGTCGAGAAATTGATTCTGTACGCTGTCGATGCCGGCCCAATACGTGAAGTTCCGGCGGAGATCTGGCGACGCATAGCCGCCGACGTCCGCGATTCGGAATGGAACGAGACGATCGAACTCGACCGACGGTATCGTTCCAGGCGTATACACCCGCCATTGCTCGAGGAGCGCATCGCCTTCGCCCTCGGCCGGAGCCCTGCATGGCGACGTCGATCCGCAGTGGGCGAGGAATCGGATCGCCGGCGACGCGGCCTCGAACTGGGAGATGGGCATCTCCTGGTGGAGGCCAGATCCGAAGGCGAGCAGGTCGATGATGGCCAGGCCAACGAGGCCCGAGCGCCACACAAGAAGGGTCCTGCGCGAAAGCGTGGCTCCCATGAGCAGGGCGACCGTCGCAACGAGGAGCGCCAGGCTGAATGCCGTGCGATGGTTTCCCAGGTCCAGCGAGGCGACCAGGCCGCGGTAGACCTGGCCGGTCTCGAGCCCCTCGAGATGATGTCGCAGGGCGAGATAGCTCGTGTTGATCCAGGCTGC
The sequence above is a segment of the Chloroflexota bacterium genome. Coding sequences within it:
- a CDS encoding amidohydrolase family protein, which translates into the protein MTTIDSDAHVIECERTWQYVEKAARELMPKLVIEDGEDSGQKQFWVLEGRAHSQANVGLNTSKESREMADVDARLRHMNELEIDVQVLYPSLFLRPLTRRRDVEIALCRSYNRWLADVWSQGKGRLRWAVVLPLMSIEESLAEMRFAHDHGACAVFMRGIEMDLTLDSPYFYPIYDAAAEMNMPIGIHAGNNSFFWNDMFFDEGGYSRAKLPVISAFHSFVMSGVMARFPRLRVGFIEAAAQWVPAAIHDAARRIERRRREPYDRTSVLRDNRLFVACQTDDDLAYVLKYAGEDNLVIGTDYGHNDTATEIDALRYLRNSGEVSAAAIEKILGANAQALYGL